The Saccharopolyspora gloriosae genome has a segment encoding these proteins:
- the hypE gene encoding hydrogenase expression/formation protein HypE, whose translation MTPRTKPSARIEWQEPRVSRDAAQRDLIESMLVEFCEEPPEDASLGRIAVTTDSFAMAPLFFPGGNIGDLAVHGTVNDLAVSGATPRYLVVRLVVEDGFPVDDLRRVARSIGNAAGDAGMRLVSGGADVVAKGEATGCRIDTTGVGTLNGTHRLGVSRARPGDAVLVTGPVGDHGVAVLLGQDDQSTAADVVSDTAALHGLAEPVLAAASGVRALRCPARGGVAAVLDEITRSSGTSMALEENAIPVRARVRTASELLNIDPLHVACAGRAVVVVDGAQAQAALTAMRSHPLGERAAIIGRITAPDVT comes from the coding sequence ATGACACCGCGGACCAAGCCTTCCGCCCGCATCGAATGGCAGGAACCTCGGGTCTCCCGCGATGCGGCGCAACGAGACCTCATCGAATCGATGCTGGTGGAGTTCTGCGAGGAACCACCGGAGGACGCCTCGCTCGGGCGGATCGCGGTCACCACCGACTCGTTCGCCATGGCGCCGTTGTTCTTCCCCGGCGGGAACATCGGCGACCTGGCCGTCCACGGCACCGTGAACGACCTCGCGGTTTCCGGTGCCACGCCCCGGTATCTGGTGGTGCGGCTCGTCGTCGAGGACGGTTTCCCCGTCGACGATCTGCGGCGGGTGGCGCGTTCGATCGGCAACGCGGCGGGCGACGCGGGAATGCGGCTGGTCAGCGGAGGCGCGGACGTCGTGGCGAAGGGCGAGGCCACCGGCTGCCGCATCGACACCACCGGCGTCGGGACGCTCAACGGCACGCACCGGCTGGGCGTTTCGCGGGCGCGGCCGGGCGATGCGGTCCTGGTGACCGGGCCGGTAGGGGATCACGGAGTCGCCGTGCTGCTCGGCCAAGACGATCAGTCGACCGCGGCGGACGTCGTCTCGGACACCGCCGCGCTGCACGGCCTCGCCGAGCCGGTGCTGGCGGCGGCGTCCGGGGTTCGCGCGCTGCGCTGCCCCGCGCGCGGCGGGGTCGCCGCGGTGCTCGACGAGATCACGCGCTCCTCCGGAACCTCGATGGCACTGGAGGAGAACGCGATTCCGGTCCGCGCCCGGGTGCGCACGGCTTCGGAACTCCTCAACATCGACCCGCTGCACGTGGCCTGCGCGGGCCGCGCGGTCGTCGTGGTCGATGGCGCACAAGCGCAGGCCGCCCTCACCGCGATGCGGTCCCATCCGCTCGGCGAACGGGCCGCGATCATCGGACGGATCACGGCACCGGACGTCACGTGA
- a CDS encoding response regulator, with protein MIKVLVVDDDFMVAKIHSGYVGRVNGFEVVGVAHSGTDALRAVEELRPELVLLDIYLPDMDGLAVLRSMRAGARPSAEPDVLVISAAHDLDTVRGAVRGGALHYLIKPFSFDALREQLEHFRALHDRLSELPGDSPAAQQDIDRLFGTPSRPATTPKGVASETATVVERVLREAAASGDDLSATECAGLAELSRVSARKYLEHFVDTGRAEVRLRYGGTGRPERRYRWSS; from the coding sequence GTGATCAAGGTCCTGGTGGTGGACGACGACTTCATGGTCGCCAAGATCCACAGTGGTTACGTGGGCCGGGTCAACGGTTTTGAGGTCGTGGGCGTCGCGCACTCCGGCACCGACGCGCTGCGGGCGGTGGAGGAGCTGCGCCCGGAGCTGGTGCTGCTGGACATCTACCTGCCGGACATGGACGGGCTCGCCGTGCTGCGCTCGATGCGCGCCGGCGCGCGGCCGTCGGCGGAACCGGACGTGCTGGTCATCAGCGCGGCTCACGACCTGGACACGGTGCGCGGCGCGGTGCGCGGCGGCGCGCTGCACTACCTGATCAAGCCGTTCAGCTTCGACGCGCTGCGCGAGCAGCTGGAGCACTTTCGGGCGCTGCACGACCGGCTCAGCGAACTCCCGGGCGACTCCCCCGCCGCTCAGCAGGACATCGACCGGCTCTTCGGCACGCCGTCGCGTCCCGCGACGACGCCGAAAGGCGTGGCGAGCGAGACGGCGACCGTGGTGGAGCGAGTGCTGCGCGAGGCCGCGGCGAGCGGCGATGACCTCTCGGCCACCGAGTGCGCCGGTCTCGCGGAACTGTCGCGGGTGTCGGCGCGCAAGTACCTGGAGCACTTCGTCGACACCGGCCGCGCCGAAGTCCGCCTCCGCTACGGCGGCACGGGCCGCCCCGAACGCCGCTACCGCTGGTCGTCCTGA
- a CDS encoding sensor histidine kinase has product MRGPLSRQLLGWQLAIILVLLASIAVFSVSQSNSSFQATEGRRMLSVAEDLAATEGVRSNLQDPFDRDGLPIFAESARSLSGADEVIITDARGVVLTSPDPGQRGQLLPLGASTVLDGRAWVGQVRGADGKESLVAHVPVIGAGARIVGVAAAGRETPDFFAGVRRAPGNPLMLLSFATFLAVAGSVLLARRVKHQTLGLEPQEITRLVEHREAMLHGIREGVLGVDQQNRITLVNDQARELLSLPADCVGRDIDELDLNDRARDVLTGRTGGVDQIVLRRGRVVVLNRMPISTVGAVVTMRDRTELVDLQQELAAHRATTDTLRAQAHEFSNRLHTISGLIELGEFDELARFVDRVSHTRGQWQSEVAARIADPATAALLVAKASLAAERGVGLRLSDGSALGEVDEQSSADVTTVLGNLVDNALDAVEGAAASNLIEVDIRHAGDVVTLVVRDSGPGVAPEIVEEVFRHGFSTKAARDGERGLGLALTRQICHRRGGSVQVRNERGAVFTARLPMNTEVPA; this is encoded by the coding sequence ATGCGGGGACCGCTTTCCCGGCAGTTGCTCGGTTGGCAGCTGGCGATCATCTTGGTGTTGCTGGCGTCGATCGCGGTGTTCTCCGTGTCGCAGTCCAACTCCTCGTTCCAAGCCACCGAGGGCAGGCGGATGCTGTCGGTCGCCGAGGATCTCGCCGCGACCGAAGGGGTGCGGTCGAACCTGCAGGACCCGTTCGACCGGGACGGGTTGCCGATCTTCGCCGAGAGCGCCCGCAGCCTCTCCGGCGCCGACGAGGTGATCATCACCGATGCGCGTGGCGTGGTGTTGACCTCGCCCGATCCCGGTCAGCGCGGGCAGCTGCTGCCGCTCGGTGCGAGCACCGTGCTCGACGGCCGGGCCTGGGTGGGCCAGGTGCGCGGCGCCGATGGCAAGGAGTCGCTGGTGGCGCACGTGCCGGTGATCGGTGCGGGGGCGCGCATCGTCGGCGTCGCCGCGGCCGGGCGGGAGACGCCGGACTTCTTCGCCGGGGTCCGGCGAGCACCCGGAAATCCGCTGATGCTGCTGTCGTTCGCGACGTTCCTCGCCGTGGCCGGGTCGGTCCTGCTGGCGCGGCGGGTCAAGCACCAGACGCTCGGGCTGGAACCGCAGGAGATCACGCGCCTGGTGGAGCACCGGGAGGCGATGCTGCACGGCATCCGCGAGGGCGTGCTCGGCGTGGACCAGCAGAACCGCATCACCCTGGTCAACGATCAGGCGCGGGAGCTGCTCTCGCTGCCCGCGGACTGCGTGGGCCGGGACATCGACGAGCTGGACCTCAACGATCGGGCTCGGGACGTGCTCACCGGCCGCACCGGCGGCGTAGACCAGATCGTGCTGCGCCGAGGACGCGTGGTGGTGCTGAACCGGATGCCGATCTCCACGGTCGGCGCGGTCGTCACCATGCGGGACCGCACCGAACTCGTTGACCTGCAACAGGAATTGGCCGCGCACCGTGCCACCACGGACACGCTGCGGGCGCAGGCGCACGAGTTCAGCAACCGGCTGCACACCATCTCCGGTCTCATCGAACTCGGCGAATTCGACGAGCTGGCGCGGTTCGTCGACCGGGTCAGCCACACTCGCGGGCAGTGGCAGTCGGAGGTCGCGGCGCGCATCGCCGACCCGGCGACGGCGGCACTGCTGGTCGCGAAGGCGAGCCTGGCGGCCGAACGCGGCGTGGGCCTGCGGCTCAGCGACGGCAGCGCGCTCGGCGAGGTCGACGAGCAGTCGTCGGCCGACGTGACCACGGTGCTGGGGAACCTGGTGGACAACGCCTTGGACGCGGTCGAAGGGGCGGCCGCGTCCAACCTGATCGAAGTGGACATCCGGCACGCGGGCGACGTGGTGACGCTGGTGGTGCGCGACTCAGGCCCGGGCGTGGCGCCGGAGATCGTGGAGGAGGTGTTCCGGCACGGGTTCAGCACCAAAGCGGCCAGGGACGGGGAACGCGGCCTGGGCTTGGCGTTGACCAGGCAGATCTGCCACCGGCGGGGCGGTTCCGTGCAGGTGCGCAACGAACGCGGCGCCGTGTTCACCGCACGGCTGCCGATGAACACGGAGGTGCCCGCGTGA
- a CDS encoding tripartite tricarboxylate transporter substrate binding protein gives MRLRSALSVVASLLLVLLVPPLVSTGSGGETDQQIRGLRMLVPNSPGGGYDITARTAVKAMEDAKLNGNVEVFNLPGAGGTVGLGRVVNERGNGKLAMSMGLGVVGSVYTNHSPVTLQDTTPVAKLVEEPNVVVVAKDSPYRNFGQLVEDWKRDPGQTPVGGGSSPGGPDHLAPMLMAKAIGLSPKQVNYVPFDGGGELLASVLGGKVDFGVSGIGEYRDQIEAGELRVLAVTGPERLPNVDAPTLTEAGLDVNFTNWRGIVAPPGMSDADRTKLVDLFTRLNASPEWQEAMRRNGWTPAFQPGPEFGEFLQQESDRVVSVLEELGLA, from the coding sequence GTGCGCCTACGCAGCGCGCTGTCCGTGGTCGCGTCCCTGCTGCTCGTGCTGCTGGTGCCGCCACTGGTGAGCACCGGCTCCGGCGGCGAGACCGACCAGCAGATCCGCGGCCTGCGGATGCTGGTGCCGAACTCGCCCGGCGGCGGCTACGACATCACCGCCCGCACCGCCGTGAAGGCGATGGAGGACGCGAAGCTCAACGGCAACGTCGAGGTGTTCAACCTGCCCGGCGCGGGCGGCACCGTCGGGCTCGGCCGGGTCGTCAACGAACGCGGCAACGGCAAACTCGCCATGTCCATGGGACTCGGTGTCGTCGGCAGCGTCTACACCAACCACTCGCCGGTGACCTTGCAGGACACCACGCCCGTCGCGAAGCTCGTCGAAGAGCCCAACGTGGTCGTCGTCGCGAAGGACTCCCCGTACCGGAACTTCGGTCAGCTCGTCGAGGACTGGAAGCGCGACCCCGGCCAGACCCCGGTCGGCGGCGGCTCCTCGCCCGGCGGGCCGGACCACTTGGCGCCGATGCTGATGGCCAAGGCCATCGGGCTCAGCCCCAAGCAGGTCAACTACGTGCCGTTCGACGGCGGCGGGGAGCTGCTGGCCTCCGTGCTCGGCGGCAAGGTCGACTTCGGCGTCTCCGGCATCGGCGAGTACCGCGACCAGATCGAAGCAGGGGAACTGCGGGTCCTCGCCGTCACCGGGCCGGAACGACTGCCCAACGTGGACGCCCCGACGCTCACCGAGGCCGGATTGGACGTGAACTTCACCAACTGGCGCGGCATCGTCGCCCCACCCGGCATGTCCGACGCGGACCGGACCAAGCTCGTCGACCTGTTCACCCGCCTCAACGCCTCCCCGGAGTGGCAGGAGGCGATGCGGCGCAACGGCTGGACCCCGGCGTTCCAGCCCGGCCCGGAATTCGGTGAGTTCCTGCAACAGGAGAGCGACCGGGTCGTCTCGGTGCTCGAGGAGTTGGGATTGGCATGA
- a CDS encoding tripartite tricarboxylate transporter TctB family protein, translated as MNTNGVSRRQWLREHSELGICVLLAALGVVVLVDTATIATDFTQRGPIGPKTVPTIVGVLLLIVSALLVRDVLRGGRGAAEAGEDVDLDAPSDWRTVLLLTAAFLANAVLINVIGFPLSGMILFWGSAYALGSRNPVRDPLISAVLSVGTYVVFNHLLGVPLPGGPLMGVL; from the coding sequence ATGAACACCAACGGAGTTTCCCGGCGGCAATGGCTGCGGGAGCATTCCGAACTCGGCATCTGCGTGCTGCTGGCCGCGCTCGGAGTGGTCGTCCTCGTTGACACCGCCACCATCGCCACGGACTTCACCCAGCGCGGGCCGATCGGCCCGAAGACCGTGCCGACGATCGTCGGCGTGCTGCTGCTGATCGTGTCCGCACTGCTGGTCCGCGACGTGCTGCGCGGCGGTCGCGGTGCGGCCGAGGCCGGTGAGGACGTCGACCTGGACGCGCCCAGCGACTGGCGCACGGTGCTGCTGCTGACCGCGGCGTTCCTCGCGAACGCCGTCCTGATCAACGTCATCGGTTTCCCGCTGTCCGGGATGATCCTGTTCTGGGGCTCCGCCTACGCGCTGGGCAGCCGCAACCCCGTGCGCGACCCGCTGATCTCCGCGGTCCTGTCCGTCGGCACGTATGTCGTGTTCAACCACTTGCTCGGTGTGCCCCTGCCCGGCGGACCGCTGATGGGGGTGTTGTGA
- a CDS encoding tripartite tricarboxylate transporter permease — translation MQGFATALTPMNLVWAALGVLLGTAIGVLPGIGPAMAVALLLPVTYALEPTGAFIMFAGIYFGGMFGGSTTSILLNTPGESAAVVAAMEGNPMARKGRGAQALAAAAIGHFIGALIGITLLTLLAPSVASVAVNIGAPDYLAVMVLAFIAVTSVLGSSRIRGFASLLIGLTIGLIGLDEMTGQQRLTFGLLPLADGIDVVIVAVGLFAIGESLWVAAHLRHTSGKPIPVGTPWLGKEDLRRSWKPWLRGPVIGFPFGAIPAGGAEIPTFLSYVTEKRLSRNKDEFGKGAIEGVAGPEATASASAAGTMVSMLTLGLPTTAVAAVMLAAFQQYGIQPGPLLFQRESDLVWALIASMFIGSVLLLVLNLPLAPVWAKLLQIPRPYLYAGILFFASIGAYAVGGSSLDLLVLFIVGLIGFAMRRYGLPVLPAIIAVILGPTAEQQMRRALQISDGQVTGLVNTPFAITVYAVVLLILAWPLLARLLPRRKSADQERERDEDRAEV, via the coding sequence ATGCAGGGGTTCGCCACCGCGCTGACCCCGATGAACCTGGTGTGGGCCGCGTTAGGCGTGCTGCTGGGCACCGCCATCGGCGTGCTGCCCGGCATCGGACCGGCGATGGCCGTGGCGCTGCTGCTGCCCGTCACCTACGCGCTGGAACCGACCGGGGCGTTCATCATGTTCGCCGGCATCTACTTCGGTGGGATGTTCGGCGGCTCCACCACCTCGATCCTGCTCAACACGCCAGGGGAGAGCGCCGCGGTCGTCGCGGCGATGGAAGGCAACCCGATGGCCCGCAAGGGCCGCGGGGCGCAGGCGCTGGCCGCCGCCGCCATCGGGCACTTCATCGGCGCCCTGATCGGCATCACGCTGCTCACGTTGCTGGCGCCGTCGGTCGCCTCGGTCGCGGTGAACATCGGTGCGCCGGACTACTTGGCGGTGATGGTGCTGGCGTTCATCGCCGTCACCTCGGTGCTGGGCAGTTCGCGGATCCGCGGGTTCGCCTCGCTGCTGATCGGCCTCACCATCGGGCTGATCGGACTGGACGAGATGACCGGGCAGCAGCGCCTCACCTTCGGGCTGCTCCCGCTGGCCGACGGCATCGACGTGGTGATCGTCGCCGTCGGGCTGTTCGCCATCGGAGAGTCGCTGTGGGTGGCCGCGCACCTGCGCCACACCTCCGGCAAGCCCATTCCGGTGGGAACGCCGTGGCTCGGCAAGGAAGATCTGCGCCGGTCCTGGAAGCCGTGGCTGCGCGGGCCGGTGATCGGGTTCCCGTTCGGCGCGATTCCCGCCGGTGGCGCGGAAATCCCCACGTTCCTGTCCTACGTCACCGAGAAGCGGTTGTCGCGCAACAAGGACGAGTTCGGCAAGGGCGCCATCGAAGGCGTCGCCGGCCCGGAGGCCACGGCCAGCGCCTCGGCCGCCGGGACGATGGTGTCGATGCTGACGCTGGGACTGCCGACCACGGCGGTCGCGGCGGTCATGCTCGCTGCGTTCCAGCAGTACGGCATCCAGCCGGGGCCGCTGCTGTTCCAGCGGGAGTCGGACCTGGTGTGGGCGCTGATCGCGAGCATGTTCATCGGCTCGGTGCTGCTGCTGGTGCTGAACCTGCCGCTGGCGCCGGTCTGGGCGAAGCTGCTGCAGATCCCGCGGCCGTACCTGTACGCGGGCATCCTGTTCTTCGCCAGCATCGGGGCCTACGCGGTCGGCGGGTCCTCTTTGGACTTGTTGGTGCTGTTCATCGTGGGCCTCATCGGTTTCGCCATGCGCCGCTACGGTCTTCCGGTGCTGCCCGCGATCATCGCCGTGATCCTGGGACCCACCGCGGAGCAGCAGATGCGCCGCGCATTGCAGATCAGTGACGGTCAGGTCACCGGTTTGGTCAACACGCCTTTCGCGATCACCGTCTACGCGGTGGTGCTGCTGATCCTGGCGTGGCCGCTGCTGGCCAGGCTGCTGCCCCGCCGCAAGTCCGCTGATCAGGAACGGGAGCGGGACGAGGACCGAGCGGAGGTCTGA